The following DNA comes from Janthinobacterium sp. TB1-E2.
GATGCACGCGGGCGCTGGCACGGCGGCCGGCAATGGCCTGACGGGAAGCGGCCAGTGCGCTGTCATCAGGATGGCCTGCGAGCGCGCCCTTGAGGATGGCGATCTCCGCCAGTTTTTCCGTGGCGAACGCCAGCCAGGTCCGGATTTCACCGTCGAGCTTCGTTTCCGCTTCCAGACTGAACGGCACGTGCAGCAAGGAGCACGACGGCGCCAGCCACAGCTGGCCGTTGCGCTTGGCCGCCAGCGGCTGCAGCACGGCCAGGGCCGCGTCAAGGTCGGTGCGCCAGATGTTGCGCCCGTCGACTATGCCGATCGACAAGACTTTATGCGCGGGCAGCCAGTCCGTCACGCTGACCAGTTCATGCGGCGCGCGGATGCCGTCCACGTGCAGGCCGGCCATGGGCAGGCGGCAGGCGAGGCTGAGGTTTTCTTCCAGCGGCGAGAAATACGTGGCCAGCAAGATATTCACGCCTACCTGGTTCAGCTGCCAGTAGGCGCTCTCGAAGGCGCTGCGCCACGCGGTGGGCAAGTCCAGGCCCAGGATCGGTTCGTCGACCTGCACCCACGCCACGCCTTGCTGTTTCAGGCGGTCGAGCAGGGCGCCGTAGACGGGCAGCAATTGTTCCAGCAGGGACAGGCGGTCGAAGCCGTGTGTCTTTTCCTTGCCCAGCCAGAGGAAGGTGAGGGGGCCGATCAGGGCCGCCTTGACCTGGTGGCCCAGCGCCTGCGCTTCGGCCACTTCCGCCAGCAAGCGCTCGCAAGCGAGAGAAAACCGGGTCTGCGGCGACAATTCGGGCACCAGGTAATGGTAATTGGTGTCAAACCACTTGGTCATTTCCAGCGCGGCAGTGCCTGCGGCGTGTGCATGGCCGCAGTCCGCGTGCTCCGTATGCGTGCCGGTCTCTGCACCGCGCGCCATCGTGAAATAGCGCGACAGCGGCGACTGCTCTGGCGCAAAGCTGAAACGGGGCGGTTCGCAGCCCAGCAGCTGGATATGGTTGGCCACCTGGTCGTAAAAGGCGAAGTCGCCCACGGTAACGTAGTCGAGCCCTGCATCGCGTTGCAGCGCCCAGTGGCGTGCGCGCAATTGCCGGCCCGTCGCTTCCAGCGCTGTTTCGGACAGTTCGCCGCGCCAGTGGCTTTCCAGCGCCAGTTTCAGTTCGCGCGCGGCGCCGATACGGGGAAAGCCAAGGATGTGAGTATGAATGCGCATGATGTCATCGAGATTTAATGTGAATGCGCTAGAGTGTGCGGCAACTTGGTCTATAATCAAAACGAAACATTTTGACGAATAACATGAAAATAATTCACGTACAGCCCCCAATTTCCCGATGCTAGAAATCCGCCACCTGCGCACCCTGAGTGCCCTGCGTTCGTCCGGCAGCCTGGTGCGCGCCGCGCAGCTGCTCAACCTGACCCAGTCGGCCCTGTCGCACCAGATCCGTTTGCTCGAAGAGCGCTACAAGGCGCCCCTGTTCGAGCGCAAGTCGATGCCGATCGCGTTTACGGCCACCGGCAGCCGGCTGCTGGAGCTGGCCGACAAGTTGCTGCCCGAGATCGAGCTGGCCGAGCGCGACGTGGCGCGCCTGTCGCAGGGCGACCAGGGGCAGTTGAGGGTGGCGCTCGAATGCCATACCTGCTTCGACTGGCTGATGCCCGTGATGGATGCGTTCCGCCAGCGCTGGCCGGAAGTGGAAATCGATCTTGTTTCCGGCTTTCACAGCGAACCAGCCGACTTGCTGCGCTCGGGCGAGGCGGACCTGGTCATCGGCTCGCCGTATGGCCCCGATTTCACCGTGTTTCCCCTGTTCCGCTTTGAAATGCTGGTGGTGATGGCGCAGAAGCACCGGCTGCAGGCGCAGCGCCGGCTGGCGGCGGCCGACTTTACGGGCGAGACCTTGATTACCTATCCCGTACCGGAAGAGCGCATCGACCTGATCCGCGAAGTG
Coding sequences within:
- the metE gene encoding 5-methyltetrahydropteroyltriglutamate--homocysteine S-methyltransferase, coding for MRIHTHILGFPRIGAARELKLALESHWRGELSETALEATGRQLRARHWALQRDAGLDYVTVGDFAFYDQVANHIQLLGCEPPRFSFAPEQSPLSRYFTMARGAETGTHTEHADCGHAHAAGTAALEMTKWFDTNYHYLVPELSPQTRFSLACERLLAEVAEAQALGHQVKAALIGPLTFLWLGKEKTHGFDRLSLLEQLLPVYGALLDRLKQQGVAWVQVDEPILGLDLPTAWRSAFESAYWQLNQVGVNILLATYFSPLEENLSLACRLPMAGLHVDGIRAPHELVSVTDWLPAHKVLSIGIVDGRNIWRTDLDAALAVLQPLAAKRNGQLWLAPSCSLLHVPFSLEAETKLDGEIRTWLAFATEKLAEIAILKGALAGHPDDSALAASRQAIAGRRASARVHRPQVAQRLQALTPTVDRRDSSFPLRQAVQRARFQLPDFPTTTIGSFPQTTAIRAARASYKRGELAIADYEQQMRAEIAHAVGRQEALGLDVLVHGEAERNDMVEYFGEQLDGFIFTRHGWVQSYGSRCVKPPVIYGDVQRPAAMTVAWTVHAQSLTHKPVKGMLTGPVTILQWSFVRDDQPRATTALQIALAIRDEVADLETAGIGIIQIDEPAIREGLPLRRGQWDTYLAWATRAFRIAASVVSDATQIHTHMCYAEFNDILPQIAAMDADVITIETSRSDMELLTGFGQFQYPNEIGPGVYDIHSPRIPSTPDMVALLQKASAVIPPAHLWVNPDCGLKTRGWVETEAALKNMVAAARQMRAAA
- a CDS encoding LysR family transcriptional regulator: MLEIRHLRTLSALRSSGSLVRAAQLLNLTQSALSHQIRLLEERYKAPLFERKSMPIAFTATGSRLLELADKLLPEIELAERDVARLSQGDQGQLRVALECHTCFDWLMPVMDAFRQRWPEVEIDLVSGFHSEPADLLRSGEADLVIGSPYGPDFTVFPLFRFEMLVVMAQKHRLQAQRRLAAADFTGETLITYPVPEERIDLIREVLRPAGIQFERRTAELTVAVLQLVASRRGIAALPNWAIKNYVDYDYVVARPVGEHGLWSDLYVSVPEQLQDKAYVRDFVSVIREQCAASLDGIKLLS